Within Triticum dicoccoides isolate Atlit2015 ecotype Zavitan chromosome 1B, WEW_v2.0, whole genome shotgun sequence, the genomic segment TTGATAATACTAGAGTGTATCCCACCCGTATTTCTGTGAATATCGTTGATCACACCTTGAAAAATCCGAAGCTATCTGCACATCTTTAAGCGATAAATCGAGATCAAGTGAGAGCACTTCGCGACAGGCCAACGCCTCCAAAGATTCTGGGTCGGTCATTCCTGGACATTTTATCGCCGAGGAACCTAGATAGTTGCCAGTGGAGTCTCTGCGAACCACATTGTAAGAACCCTCCGTCGCGTCACGGGACACGTCACTGTCCACTTGAATTTTTGCCACTCTTTCGGCCGGCGGGATCCATCTCTGAGGTTGTCTCGGAGGTGTGTGAGCAGCCACATGTTGTATCATCGGTTTGCATGTCTGAAGCTATCAGAGATAGATCTGGACAAATAGATTAGTGGCTAATTTTTTTTAGTTTTGAGATCCAGAAGAAAGACACTTTTTTTTAGGTGCTGAAGAAAGACATATTTGAGCAACCATTTTGCAGGCTATATCAATTTTCCTTTTTGAGAATTTTTCGCAGGCCATATCAAAATGGATCTagcaatcatcatcatcatctgtgGAGAAGCTAGGTAAGGCCCATCTGGCCCAGAAGCCCGCGGCGGAACCTCCCGACAGCGCCGCAGGGACGCGCAGAGTTCCGGCTCGTCGTTGCTCTCCGCCGCAGCCGGGCTGGGGTTGAAATCAGTTCGTCTTTGGCATTTGCTGGCTTAAACCCTCCGCTACAAACCAAACGCAAACCCCACGGAACAATCCCCTTCTCCTCCCcttcttccttttctttctttccccCCAAGCCAGCCAGCCCCCCGCCAGCCATGCTCCGCCTCGCCGCCGCGAGATCGCGGGCCCTCCTCCTGCCCCGgcccgccgccgccctcccctcccccaccaccccctcctcctcctactcctcctaCGCCNNNNNNNNNNNNNNNNNNNNNNNNNNNNNNNNNNNNNNNNNNNNNNNNNNNNNNNNNNNNNNNNNNNNNNNNNNNNNNNNNNNNNNNNNNNNNNNNNNNNNNNNNNNNNNNNNNNNNNNNNNNNNNNNNNNNNNNNNNNNNNNNNNNNNNNNNNNNNNNNNNNNNNNNNNNNNNNNNNNNNNNNNNNNNNNNNNNNNNNNNNNNNNNNNNNNNNNNNNNNNNNNNNNNNCCTACGCCTACCGCCCGGCCTCCTCCGCGGCcgccgcggaggcggcggcggcggcggcggcggcggcggcgtccggcgctGGCGCGGAGGCGGCCGCCACGGCGCCGCCTCCCCCCGCGGCCCGCAAGGGGTGGATCAGGGGCCTGCTCAAGTTCGGCGTCTTCACAACCCTCGTCGGAGCCATCGGCGGCGCCGGCTACGCCACCCACGGTGCGACCCCGCCGCCCCGATCTCTGCTCGGGCGCTTCCTCCCCGTTTGGGGTTCCGCGCTTGCATCCGCGTTCTCACTTTTGTTTGACCTTGCCTTGTTTGTTTTTTCCTTCCCGTTTGCTTCAGCCTACTCGCTGTCCGAGGTTGACAAGAAGACCCTCGAGTTCAGGAAGGAGATGACCACCCCGATCCCCGTCCCGGAGGACGCTTCAGAATTCGAGGTAACAATTAACCAATGCCGCGCCGTCTTCCCATCATTGTCGTTGCTTCGTTGCTTGCTCGAGTAATTTCGCTAGGGGAGTTTAGTTTAAGGAGTACCTGATTGGCCTATTGGCAGCTCTGTTTATTGTAATAAACTTGTAATGCAACAAAGCATTGGCAGTAAGAGGTCCAAGGGAAAGCCTCTCTAGCGATACAGAAACATGCAACATATTGTTAAACTATCACTATGTTCTGTCACAAGGTCTATGATCTCCAAAATCATCAATATACTTATGTGTGATACAGAAACAAATGGAGATTGTGGGAATAAACTGCAGCTAGCAGCCTTGTTGTCTGTCAAACTCAACTATGTCTAATACTAGAGTGTCTGTGCTTTGTTTGTGCAGAAATTTCGGGCTAGGGCTTACGAAACAGCTATGAAAGGTACAAGCCATGGCATCTTCCTTcttttattattgttattattatacTTGCCTTCTTTTCTTCTACTACCTGAAATATTTTTTCCTTTTGGACGGCAAAATTGCCATATTACAGCTTCTACTCTCTTGCTGTTTGTTTTCTAACTCCTCCCACttctttcctcacttgatgcttttgTACATGTTCCAAACACTTGATTGAACAGTGATCTGACGAACATTATACTAAGTAATAAATCAAAAGAATTGTCCTCAGTGAATGCAATGAAGATTGGAATTAAATACAGTTATGccgctactccctctgtttcacaATAGATGCTGTTCTAGCTTACACATTTTCTTCCTAAATACAGTACGTTCTACGATTACGAGGCAATTCTTGCCATCCTTTCCTTTGCATACCCCAAAAAGTTATTATTCACAAGGTTCACTACTACTATGACTAGAGTAGCACCCACCCATCCAGTAGTGATAAGTGAGGTAACTAAGGAGGGGAATGTGGTATTTCGGATACATGCCATGCAGCCTTGGTGGGACGGGGTTGTAAAATCTTAGAATGACATGTTTGTGCAACGGATGGAGTACTTATTGAATACATACCATATAGTCAAAATTATTCCTTGAGCTCCAGTATACATTTTTTGTTTGGTACCTTGTTAATACTTCAGATACATGCCATGCAGCCTTGGTGGGATGGGACTGTAAAATCTTATAATGGCATGTTTGTGCAGCGGATGGAGTACTTCTGAATACATAAATATAGTCAAAATTGTTCCCTGAGCTCCAGTATACCTTTTTGTTTGGCACCTTGTTAATACTTAATACTAGTCCTGTACATTTTGCTACTGCAGTTCCTGTTGCAGCGATAGAGCTTTACCTGGAAATTAGGGCCAGAATTGAAGATCATGTTGTGGTTAGTTACGAATTATAATATTTCCATTTTTATCTAACAGTTGTATTTCTTGTAAATGTTAATAATCACACCAAATATTTGTTTGACAGGGCTTTACTGAACCCGCATCAGACAAACTGTTACCAGATTTACATCCGGACGACCAGAATATCTTCACCCTAGTTGTTGATCTGACTGACACTCTTGTATACAATGATTGGCAGGTAGAGTGAATGAAATATTTAGTCCTGTTTTGATTGTTGATTTTTTCCAGTACTATAACCCAATCTTAGGATTTGATGGGAATGTGGTACTATGATACATGGACTGATATTTACGTTATAAAAAAAAGACTTCAAGTCAATGTGAGTGGCAATGTGC encodes:
- the LOC119350673 gene encoding mitochondrial import inner membrane translocase subunit TIM50-like; protein product: PASSAAAAEAAAAAAAAAASGAGAEAAATAPPPPAARKGWIRGLLKFGVFTTLVGAIGGAGYATHAYSLSEVDKKTLEFRKEMTTPIPVPEDASEFEKFRARAYETAMKVPVAAIELYLEIRARIEDHVVGFTEPASDKLLPDLHPDDQNIFTLVVDLTDTLVYNDWQRERGWKTFKRPGVEAFLQHMATMYEVVVYSDQLQMYVDPVVERLDSTGQIRKLSRPATKYQDGKHYRDLSKLNRNPAQVLYVSAHALESCLQPENCVTVKPWKLENDDTELLDLIPFLEYLAIARPSDIRAVLASYQGHDVAKEFRKRSKELERHKQAKQRKSIWRR